The proteins below are encoded in one region of Epinephelus lanceolatus isolate andai-2023 chromosome 7, ASM4190304v1, whole genome shotgun sequence:
- the LOC117259434 gene encoding MORC family CW-type zinc finger protein 3 isoform X2 encodes MARLSEHGIRLSSMSPSFLNSNSTSHTWPFSAVAELIDNASDPGVLAKQIWIDVVDESGHLCLTFTDNGSGMTPNKLHKMLSFGFTEKGSGKASQHAIGVYGNGFKSGSMRLGRDALIFTKNGGCQTVGMLSQTYLENIKAQAVIVPIVPFNQQTKSLVVTEDSEASLAAILQHSIITSQEQILAHFDSILSKKGTKILIWNIRRAKDGKPEIDFQTDVSDFRLPEIQIEELRKGLRNSGSLRAEHNIPDMHYSLRAYLSILYLKPRTQIILRGKKILAKLVSKRLKLIEHDVYKPQFSKEKVKVTFGLNPKNRDHYGIMMYHRNRLIKAYEKVGCQLKASGQRAGVGVIGIIECNFLKPAHNKQDFEYTKEYRLTLGALGLKLNDYWKEVTEKRAREREFQALEKEVNEEGHDADEGPMWLQCEECLKWRKIAANHYSVIPENWNCSQNPNPRYSCSSPEEAEDSEELLTPSYQKNHKKQEHSKSRKREKSLEVCEFKDQADKHQILSRSSSEPSQPTFQSTYTPEHIRTAGRHHTEENTQEQDQTNVDHLADADTVTRMHDDAPVQSTFTADDTHTQQRPVGKGTVTKDQAQVTHVENETSDHRLQEKDTNMESAETEEDNADMFCFKRKPGSLFYCVKKKLCVREEQKSVPENMAEETNPEKQTNIFEKLSCKTTGQDSIGQVEKPGETSQRTLTNLTWTHPLPPTQTVMVSPLSRPTVTLSRPPPPETIEREANMRKLAWVEKEAQRLRRLLGLEITKTTQGTMTSPDSSAEKSNGALVTPPVSKAGREVGCQTDTAESSTSSGSPTQAAERQGLVVLGQRPVCEQKEQQPEQNISKKKTETASKMIASDSEACEDSRSSQENLRSIRNNVVVLLTALLPQLDLAGISMETTDVDSILQQIIEVNSLTL; translated from the exons ATGGCGAGGTTAAGCGAGCATGGGATCCGCCTGAGTTCC ATGAGCCCTTCCTTCCTGAACAGCAACTCCACAAGTCACACCTGGCCCTTCAGCGCGGTGGCAGAGCTCATAG ACAACGCGTCAGATCCTGGTGTACTGGCTAAACAGATCTGGATAGATGTAGTAGATGAATCCGGTCACCTATGTCTAACCTTCACTGATAATGGCAGCGGCATGACGCCCAACAAGCTGCACAAGATGCTCAG CTTTGGTTTTACAGAAAAGGGTTCGGGTAAAGCCAGTCAGCATGCCATCGGTGTGTACGGGAACGGTTTCAAGTCTGGCTCCATGCGTCTGGGCCGCGACGCGCTCATCTTCACCAAGAACGGCGGCTGCCAGACCGTGGGAATGCTGTCTCAGACCTACCTGGAGAACATCAAGGCCCAGGCTGTCATTGTCCCCATCGTCCCCTTCAACCAACAAACCA AGTCTCTGGTGGTGACCGAGGACTCGGAGGCCAGCCTGGCAGCCATCCTCCAACACTCCATCATCACCTCCCAGGAGCAGATACTTGCACACTTTGACTCCATTCTCTCCAAGAAAGGCACCAAGATATTAATCTGGAACATCCGCAG GGCCAAAGATGGCAAGCCAGAGATCGACTTCCAGACGGATGTGAGTGACTTTCGTTTGCCTGAGATTCAGATCGAGGAGCTGAGGAAGGGTCTGAGGAACAGTGGATCCCTGAGAGCCGAACATAACATCCCAGACATGCACTACAGTCTCAGG gcCTACCTCAGTATCTTGTATCTGAAGCCGAGGACACAGATTATACTGCGGGGGAAGAAGATTCTGGCTAAACTGGTGTCGAAGAGGCTGAAACTGATCGAGCATGATGTGTACAAACCCCAGTTCAGT AAAGAGAAGGTGAAGGTGACCTTTGGGCTGAACCCGAAAAACAGAGACCACTATGGCATCATGATGTACCACAGGAACCGGCTCATTAAAGCCTATGAGAAAGTGGGCTGCCAGCTGAAG GCTTCAGGTCAAAGGGCAGGAGTCGGGGTCATCGGCATCATCGAGTGTAACTTTCTCAAACCTGCTCACAACAAGCAAGACTTTGAATACACCAAAGAGTACAG ACTCACCCTGGGCGCTCTGGGCCTAAAACTGAACGACTACTGGAAAGAGGTGACGGAGAAGAGGGCCAGAGAACGAGAGTTTCAGGCTCTAGAGAAGGAAGTAAATGAAGAGGGGCATGATGCTGACGA GGGTCCCATGTGGTTACAGTGTGAAGAATGCCTGAAGTGGCGAAAAATCGCTGCAAATCATTATAGTGTGATTCCTGAAAACTGGAACTGCAGCCAGAACCCCAATCCACGTTACAG CTGCTCTTCACCAGAGGAAGCAGAAGACAGTGAGGAACTGTTAACACCCAGCTACCagaaaaaccacaagaaaca agaGCATTCCAAAAGCAGAAAACGAGAAAAATCATTGGAA GTGTGTGAGTTCAAGGACCAAGCGGATAAACATCAGATCCTGTCACGCAGTTCATCAGAGCCGAGCCAGCCCACCTTCCAGTCCACatacacacctgaacacataaGAACAGCAGGTCGTCAccacacagaggaaaacacacaggaacAAGATCAGACAAACGTAGATCACCTGGCAGATGCAGACACAGTTACACGCATGCACGATGATGCACCGGTGCAAAGTACGTTCACAGctgacgacacacacacacaacagaggcCTGTTGGAAAAGGCACGGTCACTAAAGACCAAGCACAAGTCACACATGTGGAAAATGAGACGAGTGATCACAGGCTCcaggaaaaagacacaaacatggAGTCAGCGGAAACAGAGGAGGACAACGCAGACATGTTTTG CTTCAAAAGGAAACCAGGGTCATTATTTTACTGCGTGAAAAAGAAGCTATGTGTTCGGGAGGAGCAAAAGTCTGTCCCAGAAAACATGGCAGAAGAGACGAACcctgagaaacaaacaaatatatttgaaaaactgtcCTGTAAGACGACCGGCCAGGACAGTATCGGCCAAGTAGAGAAACCAGGTGAAACATCACAGCGAACCCTCACCAACCTCACCTGGACCCACCCACTGCCCCCCACCCAGACTGTGATGGTTTCTCCTCTGAGTCGACCAACAGTGACACTGAGCAGACCACCGCCTCCAGAGACGATTGAACGGGAAGCTAACATGAGGAAGCTGGCTTGGGTAGAGAAAGAGGCCCAGAGGCTGCGGAGGCTTCTAGGTCTGGAAATCACAAAGACAACTCAAGGGACGATGACATCACCTGATAGCAGCGCTGAGAAGTCAAACGGCGCGCTGGTGACTCCGCCAGTATCCAAAGCAGGAAGAGAGGTCGGCTGCCAGACGGACACGGCTGAG AGCTCCACCTCATCAGGCAGCCCGACCCAGGCTGCAGAACGTCAGGGGTTGGTGGTCCTGGGTCAGAGACCTGTGTGTGAGCAGAAGGAGCAGCAGCCTGAGCAGAACATATCTAAGAAGAAGACAGAGACTGCGAGCAAGATGATAGCCAGTGACAGCGAGGCCTGTGAAGACAGCAG ATCATCACAGGAGAATCTGCGCAGCATCCGGAACAACGTGGTGGTGCTTCTCACGGCCCTCCTGCCCCAACTGGACCTGGCGGGCATCAGCATGGAGACCACCGACGTggacagcatcctgcagcagaTCATAGAGGTCAACTCACTGACACTGTGA
- the LOC117259434 gene encoding MORC family CW-type zinc finger protein 3 isoform X1 codes for MARLSEHGIRLSSMSPSFLNSNSTSHTWPFSAVAELIDNASDPGVLAKQIWIDVVDESGHLCLTFTDNGSGMTPNKLHKMLSFGFTEKGSGKASQHAIGVYGNGFKSGSMRLGRDALIFTKNGGCQTVGMLSQTYLENIKAQAVIVPIVPFNQQTKSLVVTEDSEASLAAILQHSIITSQEQILAHFDSILSKKGTKILIWNIRRAKDGKPEIDFQTDVSDFRLPEIQIEELRKGLRNSGSLRAEHNIPDMHYSLRAYLSILYLKPRTQIILRGKKILAKLVSKRLKLIEHDVYKPQFSKEKVKVTFGLNPKNRDHYGIMMYHRNRLIKAYEKVGCQLKASGQRAGVGVIGIIECNFLKPAHNKQDFEYTKEYRLTLGALGLKLNDYWKEVTEKRAREREFQALEKEVNEEGHDADEGPMWLQCEECLKWRKIAANHYSVIPENWNCSQNPNPRYRSCSSPEEAEDSEELLTPSYQKNHKKQEHSKSRKREKSLEVCEFKDQADKHQILSRSSSEPSQPTFQSTYTPEHIRTAGRHHTEENTQEQDQTNVDHLADADTVTRMHDDAPVQSTFTADDTHTQQRPVGKGTVTKDQAQVTHVENETSDHRLQEKDTNMESAETEEDNADMFCFKRKPGSLFYCVKKKLCVREEQKSVPENMAEETNPEKQTNIFEKLSCKTTGQDSIGQVEKPGETSQRTLTNLTWTHPLPPTQTVMVSPLSRPTVTLSRPPPPETIEREANMRKLAWVEKEAQRLRRLLGLEITKTTQGTMTSPDSSAEKSNGALVTPPVSKAGREVGCQTDTAESSTSSGSPTQAAERQGLVVLGQRPVCEQKEQQPEQNISKKKTETASKMIASDSEACEDSRSSQENLRSIRNNVVVLLTALLPQLDLAGISMETTDVDSILQQIIEVNSLTL; via the exons ATGGCGAGGTTAAGCGAGCATGGGATCCGCCTGAGTTCC ATGAGCCCTTCCTTCCTGAACAGCAACTCCACAAGTCACACCTGGCCCTTCAGCGCGGTGGCAGAGCTCATAG ACAACGCGTCAGATCCTGGTGTACTGGCTAAACAGATCTGGATAGATGTAGTAGATGAATCCGGTCACCTATGTCTAACCTTCACTGATAATGGCAGCGGCATGACGCCCAACAAGCTGCACAAGATGCTCAG CTTTGGTTTTACAGAAAAGGGTTCGGGTAAAGCCAGTCAGCATGCCATCGGTGTGTACGGGAACGGTTTCAAGTCTGGCTCCATGCGTCTGGGCCGCGACGCGCTCATCTTCACCAAGAACGGCGGCTGCCAGACCGTGGGAATGCTGTCTCAGACCTACCTGGAGAACATCAAGGCCCAGGCTGTCATTGTCCCCATCGTCCCCTTCAACCAACAAACCA AGTCTCTGGTGGTGACCGAGGACTCGGAGGCCAGCCTGGCAGCCATCCTCCAACACTCCATCATCACCTCCCAGGAGCAGATACTTGCACACTTTGACTCCATTCTCTCCAAGAAAGGCACCAAGATATTAATCTGGAACATCCGCAG GGCCAAAGATGGCAAGCCAGAGATCGACTTCCAGACGGATGTGAGTGACTTTCGTTTGCCTGAGATTCAGATCGAGGAGCTGAGGAAGGGTCTGAGGAACAGTGGATCCCTGAGAGCCGAACATAACATCCCAGACATGCACTACAGTCTCAGG gcCTACCTCAGTATCTTGTATCTGAAGCCGAGGACACAGATTATACTGCGGGGGAAGAAGATTCTGGCTAAACTGGTGTCGAAGAGGCTGAAACTGATCGAGCATGATGTGTACAAACCCCAGTTCAGT AAAGAGAAGGTGAAGGTGACCTTTGGGCTGAACCCGAAAAACAGAGACCACTATGGCATCATGATGTACCACAGGAACCGGCTCATTAAAGCCTATGAGAAAGTGGGCTGCCAGCTGAAG GCTTCAGGTCAAAGGGCAGGAGTCGGGGTCATCGGCATCATCGAGTGTAACTTTCTCAAACCTGCTCACAACAAGCAAGACTTTGAATACACCAAAGAGTACAG ACTCACCCTGGGCGCTCTGGGCCTAAAACTGAACGACTACTGGAAAGAGGTGACGGAGAAGAGGGCCAGAGAACGAGAGTTTCAGGCTCTAGAGAAGGAAGTAAATGAAGAGGGGCATGATGCTGACGA GGGTCCCATGTGGTTACAGTGTGAAGAATGCCTGAAGTGGCGAAAAATCGCTGCAAATCATTATAGTGTGATTCCTGAAAACTGGAACTGCAGCCAGAACCCCAATCCACGTTACAG AAGCTGCTCTTCACCAGAGGAAGCAGAAGACAGTGAGGAACTGTTAACACCCAGCTACCagaaaaaccacaagaaaca agaGCATTCCAAAAGCAGAAAACGAGAAAAATCATTGGAA GTGTGTGAGTTCAAGGACCAAGCGGATAAACATCAGATCCTGTCACGCAGTTCATCAGAGCCGAGCCAGCCCACCTTCCAGTCCACatacacacctgaacacataaGAACAGCAGGTCGTCAccacacagaggaaaacacacaggaacAAGATCAGACAAACGTAGATCACCTGGCAGATGCAGACACAGTTACACGCATGCACGATGATGCACCGGTGCAAAGTACGTTCACAGctgacgacacacacacacaacagaggcCTGTTGGAAAAGGCACGGTCACTAAAGACCAAGCACAAGTCACACATGTGGAAAATGAGACGAGTGATCACAGGCTCcaggaaaaagacacaaacatggAGTCAGCGGAAACAGAGGAGGACAACGCAGACATGTTTTG CTTCAAAAGGAAACCAGGGTCATTATTTTACTGCGTGAAAAAGAAGCTATGTGTTCGGGAGGAGCAAAAGTCTGTCCCAGAAAACATGGCAGAAGAGACGAACcctgagaaacaaacaaatatatttgaaaaactgtcCTGTAAGACGACCGGCCAGGACAGTATCGGCCAAGTAGAGAAACCAGGTGAAACATCACAGCGAACCCTCACCAACCTCACCTGGACCCACCCACTGCCCCCCACCCAGACTGTGATGGTTTCTCCTCTGAGTCGACCAACAGTGACACTGAGCAGACCACCGCCTCCAGAGACGATTGAACGGGAAGCTAACATGAGGAAGCTGGCTTGGGTAGAGAAAGAGGCCCAGAGGCTGCGGAGGCTTCTAGGTCTGGAAATCACAAAGACAACTCAAGGGACGATGACATCACCTGATAGCAGCGCTGAGAAGTCAAACGGCGCGCTGGTGACTCCGCCAGTATCCAAAGCAGGAAGAGAGGTCGGCTGCCAGACGGACACGGCTGAG AGCTCCACCTCATCAGGCAGCCCGACCCAGGCTGCAGAACGTCAGGGGTTGGTGGTCCTGGGTCAGAGACCTGTGTGTGAGCAGAAGGAGCAGCAGCCTGAGCAGAACATATCTAAGAAGAAGACAGAGACTGCGAGCAAGATGATAGCCAGTGACAGCGAGGCCTGTGAAGACAGCAG ATCATCACAGGAGAATCTGCGCAGCATCCGGAACAACGTGGTGGTGCTTCTCACGGCCCTCCTGCCCCAACTGGACCTGGCGGGCATCAGCATGGAGACCACCGACGTggacagcatcctgcagcagaTCATAGAGGTCAACTCACTGACACTGTGA